One stretch of Ananas comosus cultivar F153 linkage group 6, ASM154086v1, whole genome shotgun sequence DNA includes these proteins:
- the LOC109711261 gene encoding uncharacterized protein LOC109711261: MVSRGQWRRSLGNVRSFVGNATGGLRGWPNVASWAVAGTLAYFLWVKPAQDLKKEQQERAALAAASDPYRYIEKRKPIPDPQETGLIYGKRKEPKNDEN; encoded by the exons ATGGTGAGCAGGGGGCAGTGGAGGCGATCCCTGGGGAACGTGCGGTCGTTCGTGGGGAACGCGACGGGTGGGCTGAGAGGGTGGCCCAACGTGGCCTCGTGGGCCGTCGCCGGCACCCTCGCCTACTTCCTCTGGGTCAAGCCCGCCCAAGACCTCAAGAAGGAGCAGCAG GAGAGAGCAGCTTTAGCCGCAGCCTCAGATCCGTATCGCTATATTGAGAAAAGAAAACCAATTCCTGATCCTCAG GAAACTGGTCTGATATATGGAAAGAGAAAGGAACCCAAGAATGATGAGAATTGA